From the genome of Aspergillus oryzae RIB40 DNA, chromosome 4:
TCGTTACACGTAGACTTGAAAAAGACCGTGCTACTTGCATAACTCAGTCACCAAAAAGACATCGATGCACAAGGATCAAATTGATTTCTCGACAGAGAATGCCATTATAAGGGCACGTTCTGTGCTGAGCAGTTCCGGTTCTGTATTTCAAGGCTACGATAGAGGTGCAGGTTGGCGAATAGCAATGTGTAGACTTCATGTGGTATTTGATATATTTATCATATGTAACACATAGAACAGTTGACAGACCAAGCCAAGTGGGCTATGGTCACATACTTGAAGCAACGGCAAACAAACCTATCGTAAAGGCCACTAAGGGGAAGTCCGAGACACAAAACGCCCAATGCTATGCAAAATTATCGATGCCAAAACGCCGCTTCAACCACAATGCGACCAAAACTCATTAGGTTTTATTGCTACGCAgacaagaagaggatgtAAGCCGTAACCAACGTAAGTCGATTTCTGTAAACCGCTATCAGTCCGTTGACGGATTGCTGGTATAGACACTCTCAAAGTCTAGCCTCTCCAGCATCCCATTCACACGGTCAATTTCACGGGAGAGATCCTCCACGTTCATTGCTAGACTGCTGACCTCGTCGAACTTGCGACGTCGGTTCGCATCGGCAATCATTTCAGAGACGAAGAATTTCTGTTCCTCAAGAACAATAAGCCGCTCACGTAGCgacttttcttctgcttctaGTGCGGAAATAGCGCTGCTTGTGTCGCTGGCCAGGCTGCTGTTACTAACACTTGCAGCCACGCTATTATACTTAAGATTTGACAAGGCAGAGCCTTGTCGTCGATGACCACTCGTCGAACCATTGCTAGGGCTGGGCGAGCTGGTAGGAGAGCTTGGTAGTCGACCGTTGGGTGTCGAATGTTTGAGAACTTTGGGCAGCGATTTCAGAGGAAGcatatgaagatgaaggaagtTGCTGGCCTGCTGATATATAGCTTTCTGGAGACGTTGCTGCGCTGAAGATTCTGCAGGCAAGTCGCGTATGCGTCGAGCGGCGACATCATACTGGGCGAAGGAATCAATAAGTCGCTTGCGGATTTTGGAAGCTTCGGCTATTTGAGCGGACGACGGGGGTCGCCTGGGGTCTCTAGTGTACGTGATTAGGAGACAAACAGCATATCTATGGGTAGCATATCACATACTGTAAAGCCGTTAATAGCTTTTGAAATTTAGGCTGAAGGATTCGAATGCCCCTCTCAAACTGTACCAGATTCTCATAAGCCCTTAAGTCTGGGGGTTTCCGCATGAGGTCGGCTTCGAAGTCTCGACGATCAAATAATGTTGCTCTGCACTCTTTACAGAGCCTGACATCAATGTTCATTATGTCCATATTACTGGACTTTTCTGTAGATGCCTTCGATACTACACGTTATCAGTGGAGGCGGTTTTAGCCAGTAAGTGAGAGACTTACAAGGGGTGATGCTCAGAGGTACTTCCGTAGAACACCCGGTTGTTGGGTCACCGCAGACAACTCGCCCGCAAGTTCTGCAATGATGTCTTCGAAAAGTATAGCTGGTAAAGTCCTGCTGGCAAAATGGGCATCTCAAGACACTTGAGTCGTCCTGCCAGCTGACGACTGTTTGCTCAAGGGCCTTTCGTTGGTCATTCTGCCAGGCTATGGACCAGATCTTACTGGTGTTCGATTGGATCTGCTCCACGGGCAAGCTAGCCAATAGCTGGGTGAGTCTTGTCAAACGCTTCTCTAGCCGGGATACCTCTAAGAAAGCCTTGTCGACTGTCTGCATTCTCGCGGATTTGAAATCATCCGTCAGGTCCCTTACTAGGCCTGTAATTATTAGCAATTATGGTGCGACGCACACGTGGGATCCGGTTTACCATTGTGATCATTATACCCCTCCCTAGACTTATAACACGTTTCGCAAACCCTACACCATAAACCTCTTACCGGTTCATGTTGCGCCGACCTCGATAACTTCATCTGGTACATGGTGTGTTCTTCGCAAAATAGCTTCCCGCATTTCCGACAGTTGACACATCCATTGGTGGCATTGAGTCGCTTCCCGCACGACGGTTCCAGACAAACATCGTATAGGCCTCGCGCTTGCCAATGATCCTTTGTTATGATATCGTCAGGATCAAGTGGTTTCGGTTGTTCAGGGGCAGGCGCTTGCATGAGTCCAGAAGGACGACTGGGGCCGGCGAAGGTTTGCAGATTGTCATTCGACTCGAAAACATCTAACCCCTTTAATTTCTGATTCAAGACGGCAAGAGGTTGGAACCGTCTCGCTTTCTCCATCTGCGTTTTGAACCAATCCTTGACTTCATCCTGCCGTTCATCTTCCAAGTTCTGATGTACGTCATCGAGATGTCTGCGACTGTATCAATGGGGAGCGGGATAGAATTCGTGGAGGGATTAATACCTATTCAATTGTAACAATGTTACCTGTACGGTCGTCAGTAAGTCGCCTCGCGCTGGGAATAGATgtgaagacgatggacaAAGGGGTCCAGGGGCAAGTAAACATACCATCTCCTCACTGCAGATTGGACAAGCCAGTTGAGCTCCGGCAGCTGCCGGAGCGGCAGGAATCGAGGTACCGACATTATCGAGAGAGATGCGAGAGGTAAGATCTTGTGTTTCGGAGGAGAATTGGGAGGCCGAGGCCTGAGAGCTGAGGGAAACGCTGCTGGCGGTCGGTGATAAGAGCCTCGGTTTGGGTTGCGGAGACGGGGTTGAAGCCGATGGGGAAAGAGCGTTCGCGCTGCCTAGGATACGACCTCCACCCAGCGTCCTCCGGGACATATTGGCTCAGATTAGTAGAGCATGGGAGGAAAATTCCGCGGAAAGCGGCAGATAAGGCGATCCGGGCGGGAaggtagaagaagggaagagtaAAGGGAATAGTGGGACAACCAGCCGTGCATGCAGCGCAGCTGTGATGTTTCAGTTCTGGATCGAGGCGGAGCTTTGGGGATGCGAGTAAAGTAGCACGTAAGGCAGCTGATCCTGGCTGATGAGGGGCGCGGATCCCCtatgatgcctgaggcagaaaCATCCATGGCACTTGAActtgtactgtactgtaccAAGACTTGGACTTGGCCTGAATTATCAACAGTACACCATTTGCACAGTAGAATGTGATCTCGAACCTTAATTGACTATACTTATCTAACACTTGTATTGTATAGAACAACTTTACGGCATGATACTCTCTCATACACGCCAAAAGCATAGACTTCTATCCGCTCACAGCAACAGTAGTATATCTAAACACCATACCCCCTAAAAAGATCTAGAGAagattaattaatttaaactTTCCTCTGCGCTTCTTGCGCAgacagcttctccagctcctccttggctttACGAGCGGTTTCCCGCTTGAGCTGGTCCGGACGGCGCACGGCGATGTCCTTCGGGCGGAAATCACTGAACAGCGTCTTCAGTACATTCTCAATAATCCAGCAACCGGCGTAGTCGAAGATCATCAGGACAGTCAACGTGACCTTGAACTCTGTGCTGAACGGGACGAGGCGCAGCTTTTCGTTGAGCTCGGGAATGAACTCAGTAGCGCAAGAGAAGGCCATAGCCGATGCTCCCACCAAACCCCAGTACATGGCCTTGTTCTCGCGGATAGACTCTCTGAAAGGACGGCCTTGGTAGTTGATAGAGAAGGTAGAGATCTGTTGGATGAGTTGAAGCAGGTAAATGGCGCTGTTGAGTAGGGATGGCTCGAACTCTCCCTCCAAGTCGATGTCGGATTTCCTCCTAGGGAATGTCAGTAAAATACCCTGGCATAGTTTAAACAAAGAGACGTACGGTTCAATTGAATAGACGTAGTTCGACAGATAGATCAGAGTCACAATGTGGATCGCAAACTGCCCAAGCACCGAGCCAATGATATATACATTGAAAATGTTAGGCTGAGGGCGTTCTTTGGACAAACCTTCCACGGACTAGAATATCAAGTTAGCATCGTATTGAACATGCCACTTACGTGATGTCTTACCTTTGCGCGTGAAATTGAAAGGAAGCAGACACTCATCACCATGCCGCTGATGGTCACCTGACCGTCACCGAACTTAATTCCATCGAGGTAGATAACGCTCAGACTGTAGGCACTGATCAAGCAATTCAGAGCAAGGATTTTGTACATCTGGATTGTTGCAACGAGTGTACAACGGCCTTGACGAATGATATTGGGAATGGCGATAACATTGGCCAACTTGCTAGTGAAAGGCGCAGCAACCGATGCGTCTCCCAATTTGATGGTGGGAGGTTCGTTTTCATCCAATTCCTGTTCCATCATGGAGCTGGTAAGCTTGTCTGCCAATCCAGCCGCCGCGGCAGAAGCCTGCTGCTGGcgctgctgctgaggagTCAAATTAGCATTGGACTGTTGGAGTGCCTGCGCACCAGGCGATGTAATAGTGGGAATGCCGTCTCCTTGGTTTGGCGCGTTTGCTACAGCAGCCGATCCTCTCTTCGCCGCTTCCCTTTCCATGGCTTTCTGATAGTGCGGGTTGCCGGGACCAGGAGGATACAGGTGGGCAATTTGCAAAGGTACAGGCGGCGATGGCTGGTTGAAACGCTGCATCATGGCGACCTGTTTCTCGTAaatttccttcatctttgTTGTCCGGTAGTGCTCAGCAATCTTGGTAAGATCTTCAGGGGATCCATTCAGAAGCGCAACGCCAACATGTGCTTGCTTCAGAGCTCCAACATCATTGGTGCCGTCACCACACATCAGAGTAGTATAACCAGCATCCTTAAGGCCGAGAAGAATGTCCTCCTTCTGCTTCGGTGAAACGCGAGCATATACCCATGTGTGACGCAGGAGCTCCGAGAAGGCTTTCTGACCTTTGAACTTTGCCAAAGCGTAGCCGGTGATACAGATGTCTTTTGTCTTCAAAATCTCAGGATCCAAGTTCTCAGTAGGATCCACATCACGGTTGAACTTGTCATCGATACTCCGCCAGACCAATCTTGTTCCCGAGTTGTCGTGTTCGGGGGCGTCGAGAATCAGGACTTCACGATCTACGATCTCAACTTGACGCGCAACGTGAACAGCGGTCAATGGATTATCGCCAGTAATCATAACCACGCGGTGGCTGCTCTCGTTCAACATGCGCACGGcattgatggcatcttcCTTCAAAGGGCATTGCAAGACAAGGAAACCGGCGAAGATCAGTTCGGATTCTACTTCCTCACGAGTATAGTTGTTGATGCGTCCCTGGGACAATTCGGCCTCATGAGAAAGATACTTGTAGGCGAGAGCAAGAACACGGGCACCATTACGAGTGAAGTACTTGAATGTCTCTTCATAGTTGGGGGGGGTATTCACAAGCATGGAACTGATAGTTTCCGGAGCACCTTTGACGGCCACGAGGGTTGAtttggtcttcttggatgatTTTCGATCATTAGTGATAACCGTTGCGATTGTACTCTGACGCTTCAGAGCCGAGGAGAACTGGAATCGCCTCTTGACCTGAACTGACTCGGGGGAACGGGAAGGATCGGCTGCCGATGCATTCTTGGGGGTCAAAGTATCGTTCCTGCCCAAGGTCCAACCGAGCCACTGTAAAGTAGCTTTTTCCATTGGATCACCAACGACTTCGCCTTCATCCAGTTTGACGAGAGCGTGAGCGCTCGCAAGGACAAGAGTTGTGTCAACTGCGATGTTGCCGCCCTTGGCAAGCCCGGTATGAGCGCCATCCTTTTCGACCTTCGCGCCTTCATGACCCAAAGTAAGACCCGCAATACCATCGACGACGAGATCTTCTCCGGTCAATGTACCAGTTTTATCGAAGCAAGCGACATCAACACGTCCCGCGAAGGGAATCCGGAAAGGCTCGGTGCAGAAGATAGCAAACTTGCTCAGAGCAGCAAGACTTGTATTGACAGCAAGGCTGAGTTCCATGGGAAGCTCAGGAGGAACGACGCTTGTGACGATAAGGACGCAATCAAGAAGCAACTTCGATCTCTTGCGGTCCTTTGCGACACCTTCTTGCCATACATACCATGAAGCGGCGATGGcaaaaatgagaaggaaCAGAATGAAAAGCAAAGCTTCCACATTGTTGGCCGAGACGCGCTCTGTCGAGTAGATCATAGTACGTACGAGGCTACCTTGACTTGTTTCAAAGCCAGTCTTCACCACGATACCGATGGCACCATTGTcagggggagaaggaacCTTCGATGTGCTCTTCTCCGATTCCTCCAAGTTAGAGTTCGGATGAGTGATCTGCAGAACCTTAGTACCACCATGAACAAAGGCATTCTTGTCTAGACCATCTGGTTCGATCAAATCGTCTCCAGGTCTAAGTTGGATAGACTCCTTCAGAAGTGGAGTACTCTCTCCAGAGAGCATAGCCTCGTTGACGATAGCACTGCCTTCGACCAGAAGAATATCACAGGCCACTCCGCTATCTTCCTTAGTCCGACTCACTGACATCAGATCGCCGGGCAGAAGCTTGTCACTAGTGATCTCCTGCCACTTCTTCTCACGGTACACCCACACATCGTAGGGTTTGATATTCATTCCTCGAAATTCACTAAGAGTCCTTTGGCGCTGCCACACCACGGTGCTCTCGAATGCAACAAGCATGAAGAGTGTGAACAGGGAGTAGTACCAATATTCATCCAGCATCCACAATCCGACGCagaagatctggaagacgaagaaaggtgcTACAGCATGCTCCTGGAAAAGCTCAATGAACCCTGGAACAGGAATGTCAAACTTGTTGTCCCCATAGTGGTGCTGGATGCGCTCTACTTCGGCCTTGGACGTTAATCCCTGATTCTCTTGGAAAACCTTGATGGCGGGCTTGGGTTCGGCATCAAGGACGTATGATAGGGGTCCAAAGCACCGGCGTTCCGGATAATACAAGAACCGACGCTTCTGGAACAAAAACGAGAGTGTAATCTTTCCACCCATGGAATCGCGTATCAAAGGACATATTTCGGCGGATCCGGCGTTGGCCTCGGGGATCACTTTGATGAGCTGTGCCGAATCGATCGACTTGGTACTGGTTGCCGTGAACAACGTTTGGATATTGATATTCCATTTCGTCATCAACCAAAGGAGCGATTGAGCCGTGATAATCGATGCAAGCCAGACAAAGGTCCATTCTTGGCCCTGAATATATGTATCATAGCGCTCAGGAGAGAGGTAGACGGAGAAGAACGCAGGCCAGACGATTAGAAACGGCCAGACATAAGTGTGAAGCTGGACAGGAAGTGGGTTATGGAACGACGCATATTTGATCTGCGGATCATCTACGAGTTTTGCCCTATACGCAGGTCAGTCCTGTAATTGCACGCGACAAGAGAACGTAACTAACATGGTGAGTACTCGAATGACCACGACCCGGGTCAAACGACGCGAGGCTAGAAGATGAGACGGAAAATTCAGTAAACCataggaaaaagagaagaaaggctaCTGATCCCTGCTGTTGGATTCGAAAGTAAAAGGCCGTCAAGAAACGCCGCAAAGAAGCCACCTCGACACTATAATTTTCCTTCCGGAGGTTTCGCCGCTTAACTCTCGAGGTCCGTCGTGGCGCGTCTTCGATTGGCTGACGCCACGTGCCACGTACGGAACTGACATTTTCCAATCCGATGCAAGTAGCAAATCACTTTGAACTGATCCATTGCAGCAACAGTCTCCTTGATATACTAACTTTTCTATTCCTAATTTTGATAAATTTTTCAAGCAAGTTGaagttttgatttcttttttgatttcaTTTTTTTGGTCTCAACTCTAGTAAATTCGTGTCGTgaattataattaataatttacATCTCATCGGATGATACATAGAATGATTTGTGCACATTGACACCGTTCATAGGATGCTGCTTAGGATTCAGGTCCTCCTGGCTGCTGTTCCCACTGTGTTGTGTCTGGACTGTGGTGACAATCGCATGAGAGTCTTCGGGATCGAGATCAGGTCTCCAGTACCTTGTCGCTGCCGCACGATCATTCTTAGATTGCCCCGTCCCGTTGCCGTTCATGCTTGACAGAGGGACGCTACCGGTCGTTCTTTTTACACTATGGGTGGCACCATAGCTAGTTCCCCGGAACCATCGGAAGAGTGGGCGTAGAGTGACGAGACTTCCTGCAGTTATACCAAGGCCAGCTTCAACATTTGACCAGATTGAAATGTCGGTTGTTGCATCTAAGTATGTGTTAGCCAGGAGAGTCTACCGGTTCAGCGCAAGGATGCCAGCGAGGACTCACAGAGGAATTCTGTGTCCTTATAGTGGTGAAGATAAGGAATACGGACTATAACGGCAGCACTCGCACTAAACACCAGACAATTAGCAATCGAACCAAAGGCAAACGGATGCACATGTGGAAATCTTAGACTTACATGCAACCCAAGCTCAAAATAccagccaaagcagcctttGTCTTCGTGTTCATTTGCAGGTTCCACACCAGGGCGATGGGCAACAGACCCAGGATAAAGTCGCAGACCGTGGCGAAGACGCTGTAAACGTAGGCGATATCAATAAGGTGGTCCACATTCATACAAGTTCCAGAAGCCCCCGGCCTCATCCGCTGCCAGAAATACTGCACCGGTTGGCATTGCAATGTCAACATGAACCAAAACACAAGGCCCACGACAGTCGAGACGCCAATAACGACCCAGAGGAGTATCGTATGGAGTTTAGCGACCGTGAGGCGAAGAAGTGCCAGTGCGATAGAAATCTTAGCAATCACACATGTGAAGACATAACTTGTCTGGCCgagccaccaccactatATCGAGAGCGTAAGTCAAAGAATGCGCAGGATTTCAATCTGGGATCGCTCAGGGTCCACGCACAAACAACGCGGCTTCAATATGTTGAGGCTCAAGGTCTATCAACTTTCGACCTATACCATAAACCGCCCCTGTTATACCGCATAATGCgaacaatatattcaatGCCTGCGATTGAATCATAACATGATTAGTTTACTTGCAACAATGCCTAGTACGGCTACCGGTAAGCCAACCACATACCATTGCGAACACCATGAAAATATCATCCCACCCGAAGGCTTTTACCAACCTCAGCCGGACAAAACATCGTAGACAGAcggagatgaaggaaattCCCAGAAAAACGATGGTGACGACAAAGATTTGTTCGCTGCGGCCCTTAAATTCTACCATCGTGAAGCAAAAGCTTGATTAGATCAAGCAGGATGCATAATCTAGAAAGCCAAGGACATCTCCAAGGAGGAGCGGAAAAAGATAACCACAAAATGAGAGGTAATTCAAGACATCATCTATCCAACTGCGGGATATCCAAGCATTAtaggggggggggggcacAAAACTGGGACTCTGCGCTAAAAAAGTACGCTTGACAATTACACTTTTACAGTCGCAGTGGCAAGCATGCGACTCCAGGGAGTTAGTTGCATCGAAAGTGCCGACTGGAACCAACTCCAGGTGCCACTTCGTTGGGTGTGTGGGGATAGTGCCATTGCCATTTTCGTTTTATGTGGCTCGAACAGCAGCATGCCGTAGAGTAGAACTTTAAACGTGCCTTATAGCCGGACTTTACAGGACGCTATTGGGAAGCGAGCTTCCTAAACAAGGGCATGTGCGCAATTGCAAGGATGACCTCGGCTGGTCTATTGTCTACTAGTTCTTATTTTTGTTGCCCCAAGGCGCAGGGGTCACGATGCATGgtgtagtatgtatgtataacCTTGTACAATGTCAAGACTTCaagtgaggagaagaagctaCTCCGTAGAGTTCTTCTGTCTCGGACAAGATTTATGGGCGTCGACCACGGTACTAGAGTGGATTTCTGCCTGTGACGGTTCATGGTTCCGACGAAGGGATCAAGTGGAGAGGCGAGGACACGGACGGGTTGGAATTACCTAACATCGAAGGTGAAGCGGTTCATCAGTGGAGGCAAACACGGACTTGTGCGGAGCCATAGCCATCATAATGTCCGCTCCGGCCCGATAATGTAACATGTTCGCCGGCAATCTCAAGGACCTCGTTCTACCTTGATCGAAATATTAATGCTCATCAAATCTCAATTCTGAATGGAATATCAAGAGGCTTTGGCATCAGACAATGTACGCGCCTGCAAAAAATCCCTAGAAAATATGAACGGACCGTGCTATAACAATCACATGGGTTACCATTGGCCATGAAGAAATCTAAGTTATTGGCAGAAATTACCTAAGTAGCCCATCTGCCAAGCGAGGCTAATTCGTAGAGCCACCaaattcttttcccttttaactcttttccttttcttttttcgccTGGATAGATAAGCTATGCACATTCCAGACCGTGCTACAGGGCAGAGTGGGTGAGCAATCCATGGTTCACGATCCTAGCCCGCTTGCTATAATTGTAATGATATTCAATTAATATACCGCCTAACGAGTCATAGGTTTGGTCGAAAACGTCAGGAACATTTAACTTATGGAGCAGTTAAGTTAAATACCCTTTTACATTCTGaaggatcatcatcacatgTGTATGCCCAGTCGTCTCTTTCTGGAGATCGAATACGAGAATGAAACTCTGCTGTGCGTGGTACCCTAGCATCAAGTGCTGATCGAAGATCCGGATGAAAAAACAGgctccgtacgg
Proteins encoded in this window:
- a CDS encoding putative vacuolar segregation protein (Pep7) (FYVE finger-containing protein); the protein is MSRRTLGGGRILGSANALSPSASTPSPQPKPRLLSPTASSVSLSSQASASQFSSETQDLTSRISLDNVGTSIPAAPAAAGAQLACPICSEEMVTLLQLNRHLDDVHQNLEDERQDEVKDWFKTQMEKARRFQPLAVLNQKLKGLDVFESNDNLQTFAGPSRPSGLMQAPAPEQPKPLDPDDIITKDHWQARGLYDVCLEPSCGKRLNATNGCVNCRKCGKLFCEEHTMYQMKLSRSAQHEPVRGLWCRVCETCYKSREGYNDHNGLVRDLTDDFKSARMQTVDKAFLEVSRLEKRLTRLTQLLASLPVEQIQSNTSKIWSIAWQNDQRKALEQTVVSWQDDSSVLRCPFCQQDFTSYTFRRHHCRTCGRVVCGDPTTGCSTEVPLSITPLSKASTEKSSNMDIMNIDVRLCKECRATLFDRRDFEADLMRKPPDLRAYENLVQFERGIRILQPKFQKLLTALQDPRRPPSSAQIAEASKIRKRLIDSFAQYDVAARRIRDLPAESSAQQRLQKAIYQQASNFLHLHMLPLKSLPKVLKHSTPNGRLPSSPTSSPSPSNGSTSGHRRQGSALSNLKYNSVAASVSNSSLASDTSSAISALEAEEKSLRERLIVLEEQKFFVSEMIADANRRRKFDEVSSLAMNVEDLSREIDRVNGMLERLDFESVYTSNPSTD
- a CDS encoding ion-transporting P-type ATPase SPF1 (P-type ATPase): MAKLVDDPQIKYASFHNPLPVQLHTYVWPFLIVWPAFFSVYLSPERYDTYIQGQEWTFVWLASIITAQSLLWLMTKWNINIQTLFTATSTKSIDSAQLIKVIPEANAGSAEICPLIRDSMGGKITLSFLFQKRRFLYYPERRCFGPLSYVLDAEPKPAIKVFQENQGLTSKAEVERIQHHYGDNKFDIPVPGFIELFQEHAVAPFFVFQIFCVGLWMLDEYWYYSLFTLFMLVAFESTVVWQRQRTLSEFRGMNIKPYDVWVYREKKWQEITSDKLLPGDLMSVSRTKEDSGVACDILLVEGSAIVNEAMLSGESTPLLKESIQLRPGDDLIEPDGLDKNAFVHGGTKVLQITHPNSNLEESEKSTSKVPSPPDNGAIGIVVKTGFETSQGSLVRTMIYSTERVSANNVEALLFILFLLIFAIAASWYVWQEGVAKDRKRSKLLLDCVLIVTSVVPPELPMELSLAVNTSLAALSKFAIFCTEPFRIPFAGRVDVACFDKTGTLTGEDLVVDGIAGLTLGHEGAKVEKDGAHTGLAKGGNIAVDTTLVLASAHALVKLDEGEVVGDPMEKATLQWLGWTLGRNDTLTPKNASAADPSRSPESVQVKRRFQFSSALKRQSTIATVITNDRKSSKKTKSTLVAVKGAPETISSMLVNTPPNYEETFKYFTRNGARVLALAYKYLSHEAELSQGRINNYTREEVESELIFAGFLVLQCPLKEDAINAVRMLNESSHRVVMITGDNPLTAVHVARQVEIVDREVLILDAPEHDNSGTRLVWRSIDDKFNRDVDPTENLDPEILKTKDICITGYALAKFKGQKAFSELLRHTWVYARVSPKQKEDILLGLKDAGYTTLMCGDGTNDVGALKQAHVGVALLNGSPEDLTKIAEHYRTTKMKEIYEKQVAMMQRFNQPSPPVPLQIAHLYPPGPGNPHYQKAMEREAAKRGSAAVANAPNQGDGIPTITSPGAQALQQSNANLTPQQQRQQQASAAAAGLADKLTSSMMEQELDENEPPTIKLGDASVAAPFTSKLANVIAIPNIIRQGRCTLVATIQMYKILALNCLISAYSLSVIYLDGIKFGDGQVTISGMVMSVCFLSISRAKSVEGLSKERPQPNIFNVYIIGSVLGQFAIHIVTLIYLSNYVYSIEPRKSDIDLEGEFEPSLLNSAIYLLQLIQQISTFSINYQGRPFRESIRENKAMYWGLVGASAMAFSCATEFIPELNEKLRLVPFSTEFKVTLTVLMIFDYAGCWIIENVLKTLFSDFRPKDIAVRRPDQLKRETARKAKEELEKLSAQEAQRKV
- a CDS encoding putative integral membrane protein (predicted protein) produces the protein MVEFKGRSEQIFVVTIVFLGISFISVCLRCFVRLRLVKAFGWDDIFMVFAMALNILFALCGITGAVYGIGRKLIDLEPQHIEAALFWWWLGQTSYVFTCVIAKISIALALLRLTVAKLHTILLWVVIGVSTVVGLVFWFMLTLQCQPVQYFWQRMRPGASGTCMNVDHLIDIAYVYSVFATVCDFILGLLPIALVWNLQMNTKTKAALAGILSLGCIASAAVIVRIPYLHHYKDTEFLYATTDISIWSNVEAGLGITAGSLVTLRPLFRWFRGTSYGATHSVKRTTGSVPLSSMNGNGTGQSKNDRAAATRYWRPDLDPEDSHAIVTTVQTQHSGNSSQEDLNPKQHPMNGVNVHKSFYVSSDEM